The genomic region GTCAGGTTCGCGTGTAAGAACCTCGACACCTGCTAAGTTTTTATCGTCAAAGGGACACCGGCGTTCTGGAGTTGTTGGCTGCGGCATCCTCGCCCGAACAATTGGATCTCTCACGATTATTACCTGGTCGCGATACGAAATGTGCCATGTTGTCCCATTGAATGGTGCGTCAGCAACTTTACGAATCACCTTCGATGAATCCCATGAATTGCGAAGTTTTCTGTCCCGCAATTGTCAACTTCCTTGCGCAGTGTTCAATAGATGCATGCAAGGTGATTCACTAGCACTACATACTTATTACATTATTTCATTAAACACTGACCTGATTAGGTTTAAATAACGTATGGATGTTGGCTTTCTTACGCGGTCCACGTCGCGTGATGCGGGAGGGATTTTCGAAGTTGAATGTGCGCTTGCTAGAGAGTTGTCTCAACGCGGTTGTTCGGTCAGAGCATTCGGCGCGCATGATGGCCAGTCGAATTCGGATGCTAAGAGTTGGGAACCGGTCAAACCGTGTACATTCCCGTATTACGGTGACAACTCATATCGCTATTCACCTCAACTCAAACGCGCATTTATGGTAGAAAGCTTTGAAATTTGCCATCTCCATTCGCTCTGGAGCTTCACATCATCTATCGCTTCGAAATGGGCAAACGAAACGGGACAACCGCTCTTGGTCTCACCGAACGGAATGTTGGACCCTTGGGCATTGAAGAATTCAGCGTGGAAGAAAAAGCTAATCTCGGCATTAATTGAAAAGAAAATGCTCTCCCGTGCTGCATGCTTACAGGCTAATACGAATAAGGATGTCGCAGACTATCGCAACTTTGGTCTGACAAATCCCATTGCCACAATTCCAAATGGAGTGTACGTGCCGGAGCTTGGAGAGTTGCCACCTCTCCAAGAGCGTTTTTGTTTATCTGAACGAAAAAGAGTTGTGTATCTGGGCCGTATCCATCGCAAAAAAGGGCTTGCCAATATGATCCATGCGTGGAGTCGATCTCGAGACGATGCAGAGGCTTATGGATGGCAGTTCGTTATAGCAGGACGAGATGAAGGTGGGCACTTATCTGAGCTGAAACAAATCTGCCGTGAGCATGACTTACGGGTTGGCGAGGGTTTGGTCGATGAACAAGCGGAAGTATTGTTCAATGGGCCGACTTACGGCAAGGAAAAATTCGATTTATTGACTCAAACGCACCTTTTCGTGTTGCCAAGTTTTTCCGAAGGATTACCAATGGCTGTCCTGGAGGCATGGGCCCACCAGACTCCCGTTATGATGACTCCAGAATGCAACCTTGGAATAGGCTTTGAAGTAGGCGCGGCTGTTTCTATAGCACCCAACCCAGAGAGCATTCAGGAAGGGCTACGTTCTGTCTTCAACCGTAGCTCCGATGAATTATCTACAATGGGGCGATTTGGTTATGACCTCGTTAATTCGCAATTTGTCTGGGCCTCCGTGGCTCAACAAATGCATAAACTTTACGAATGGATGCTTGGCGGTGGTGCTTGTCCGGACTTTGTGACTTTGGATGCCTAATGATTCGATACGGATGGTTTCATCGCGACCTCATGCCGCGATCACTTCGCAAGGTCATGTTCGCCGATTAAATTCAGATGTCACATTTTGCAGACTAAAAAGCGATTGAATCGCCATACGGCAGCAACGCTTAGACCCGATCTTCGAGTCTTCGAAGAACCATGTGCGTCCTGAGCATTTGATCTCAACTGAAAAACAGTACGAACATCGATTTAATCGATAGCATTGTGGTTGAGTTGCGTTAGAAGACGATGTCACCATTTGCTATCGTCCGTAAGTTATTGTTATCTCCCCCAATCTGTAATCCGTAGATCTCAGTACGGATTTTTTAGTGGCGGCAATGGACAGATCCAGATCAACTAGCATAGGCCAATACGCATGTACAAGACTATCAACGGAGAGTGAATATGAAAGGAATTATCCTTGCGGGGGGAAGTGGAAGTAGACTTGCTCCGTTGACGACCGCCATCAGCAAACAGTTGTTGCCGGTTTATGACAAACCAATGATCTACTACCCACTATCTACATTGATGCTTGCGGGCATTCAAGACATTTTGATCATATCAACACCTCAACACATGCCGCTGTTTCAAGCACTGCTTGGTGATGGCAACCAGTGGGGACTGCGACTACAGTACAAGATCCAACCGAATCCCGGTGGCTTGGCTCAGGCGTTTACGCTTGGTGAAGAGTTTATTGACGGATCGGCATGCTGCCTAACGCTGGGTGACAACCTATTTTACGGCCAAGGACTGATCAAACTGTTGCAGAGGTCCGCAAAACTCGACAAGGGTGCAAGAGTGTTTGCATACGAAGTGCGTGATCCGTCATCGTACGGGGTTGTCTCATTCGATGCAGACGGTAAAGCAATGACCATGGAGGAAAAACCCAAACGTCCGAAGTCGAACTTTGCCGTGCCTGGCTTGTACTTTTACGATTCTAGAGTTTGTGAATTTGCAAGGTCGTTAAAGCCCTCGGTGCGAGGCGAGGTCGAAATCACCGATTTGAATCGTATTTACCTGACTGAAGGCACACTGAATGTTGAAATGTTTGGTCGAGGAACAGCATGGCTGGACACGGGGACTCACGACGGCTTACATGACGCGAGCAGTTTTGTCGGGGCGATCGAAAAGCGAACTGGCTTAAAGGTGTCATGCCCAGAGGAAATTGCTCACAGGCAAGGTTGGATGACGACTGAACAATTGGCCGAACAAGCAGCCAAGTTCAAGAATAGTGAATATGGTGATTATTTGCTGCGTTTGACAAAGCAACCGGTGAAACACTCATGATCAGCGTCCGCGAACCACGGAGAGTAGTTGTATTAGGGGCGGGTGGGTTTCTTGGATCGGCGATGGCTGAACACTTAGCCAAGGCGGGACACTATGTCACCTCTTATTGCCGCCAGCCCACTTCCTTCGCAGCAAGTTTCAATAACGTCACGACCGTCACTGCAGATTTGCGAGACACGTGGATCCTGGCGGACGTAATTGCTAACGCCGACGTTGTCTATCATTTTGCCTCCGCAACGCACCCGAGCCTATTTTATTCAAATCCATCTTCGGAATACTGGGAAGCTCTTCAGCCTCTGCTGGTGCTGATGGAAACAGCTGCACGCGTGGGCGTAAAGAAGATTGTTTTTCCTTCGTCCGGTGGAACAATTTATGCTGACAGTGATTTGCCGCGTAATGAAAGTTCGCCAACCGACCCAAGGTCACCCTACGCGGTTTTCAAACTCACCGCCGAACAGTTGCTTCATCACTCCGCTCGAATGGGACAATTCTCTGTAGATATTTTTCGGATTGGCAATCCGTATGGTCCTGGCCAACCAACTCGCCCAGGACAGGGGGTTTTACCACACTGGATCAATGCGATTCAAAACGGAAAACCGATCAAAGTGTTTGGTGATGGCACGGCCGAACGGGACTACGTGTTTGTTGACGACCTATGTAGATTAATGTCGCTATCATTGGATCGGTTGAATGAGAGTGAAACGTTTAACCTCGGGACTGGCGTCGCAACATCGTTGAGCAAGTTACTTCATCACATACAATCAATGATTGAGGTGCCAATCGAAGTGCAATACTTAGCTAGACGTTCAAGTGACATCCAGTCGATAGCTCTAGCTCCCGATCGCTTGCTTTCTCAGATCCCTGCGTTTCGTTTCACTCCCTTGGCTGAGGGAGTGAAACGGACGCTTCAATATCATAAGCTGATTTAAATTTGAAGAGATTTCGACAACATAGTCGACATGAGAGCCATAGGAATTGTTTGGGCACTCATTGACCTTGACATCCACATTCCACCATATTCGACCAGAAAGTGATTTGATACTGCGGAATAATCTCCTGCATCCGCCGACTTGGTAGCAGTATCCATCAGCTTTTGCTGTCTGGCGTTCTGAAAACGAATTAGCTTTCTGCCGAAATCCTGTAAGGCAGAAAGGCACGGCGTGGCAAGCTGAATGACACCTGCAATCGGATGATTAACGGTAGCAGTCAGGATTCGTGGGCATTGCGTAACTTCGTTATCAATCTTGAATAAACTTAAACTGAAAAACTTTAGTGCCGGGCTTGACCGGGGGGCTTCACTCCGTTTTGAATGGTGTTGGTTTTTCATTCGCGCGGCGTTTTTCTTGGTGCCAATTCCGCTGCCATCGCGTATTCGCGTTATTTGGCTGAGGTACTTTGGGGCAAAAATTGGTCAAGGCGTTATAATCCGTAGCGGGGTCAACATTTCGTTTCCGTGGCGACTTAGCGTCGGCGACCACGTCTGGATTGGTGAGGACGTTTCGATCCTGTCGCTGGCCCCTGTGACCATCGAATCAAACTGCTGTATCTCGCAACGTGCATTTCTCTGCACGGGATCGCATCGCTTTGACAAACCGGGATTTGATTTGGTGACTAAGCCGATTGTGATCAAGGAGAGCTCATGGGTCGCGGCGCAAGTTTTTGTTGCTCCAGGGGTCACCATTGGCCCCAACAGCATGTGTGTCGCTGGAAGTGTGGTGCTAAAAGATGTTGCGCCGAATACTACCGTGATTGGGAATCCGGCAACGGAAAAGAAGCTAGAAGCTAGAAGCTAGAAGCTAGAAGCTAGTTGGGAGTGCTGAGTCGATACCACTTTCCCAACAGCATCTTTTTGCCCTCCATCTTTTTGCCAGTCATTTCCTTGCCACCACCTTCCGACCATCCGTTTCCCACCATTGTCATTTCCTTTGCTCGTTGTGATCGCGGAGCGATCAACGACGTTTTATCAGCTGCTGCCCAACGCTCATGAAAATCTCGGTCATTACGGCGGTCTATAATCGCGCGGCGACGCTGGGGGATGCGATCGATTCGGTGCTGGCTCAGCAAAACGTTGAGCTGGAGTACATCGTTGTCGATGGCAACTCGACCGATGCGACACCGGAAATTGTCCAGCGGTATGGCGAGCGAATCACTCGCTCGATTCGCGAACCGGACGCGGGTATCTATGACGCACTGAACAAGGGCATCGTGGCAGCCACCGGCGACGTGATCGGGTTTCTGCACGCCGATGACTGGTTGGCTGATGCCCAAACACTGCGACGGGTTGCGGAGGCTCTGTCCGAGGATTCGGTCGATGGTGTCTACGGCGACTTGGTCTACGTCGACGGTGTGGATCCGTCGCTGCAGCGGCGGTATTGGCGGGCGGGTGCGTACGATGTGAATCGCTTTCGCCGTGGCTGGATGCCGCCTCATCCGACCGTTTACTTGCGTCGCCGCTGTTACGAGCAGTTCGGTAATTTTGATCTGAACATCAAGACGGCGGCTGACTATGAGCTGCTGGTGCGGATGATGGTCAAACACAAAATCCGCATGCAGTACATCCCTGAAGTGATGGTCAAGATGCGTGTCGGCGGCGCCAGTAACGCATCGCTAAAAAACCGACTGGCGGCCAACCGCGATGACCAACGCGCCTGGGCAATGAACGGGCTAACGCCCCCGTGGGGACTGCGATTGACCAAGCCGCTGTCGAAGCTGCCGCAGTTTTTCTCGGCGAAGTCGAGAAATTAGTTGCTAGTTGCTAGTGGCTAGTGGCTAGTGGCTAGTGGCTAGAAAAAAGCCGGCGGGAGGGGGCACTAGCGTCTAGTCACTAGCTTCTAGCCGCTCTTTCGTTTATGCCTTTGGATTAGAGCGGCGAGCATTTTTCCGAGCTGCTTCGCTTCCTCGGCCCACCGCTTCGCGGTCGCTTTGTCGAGATAGCCCGCTTCGATGCCGATCAAAATCTGGGTCCGCATCTCACCGGCGGAGCCTTTTGCAATCGTCAGAAATCGAGCGATCTCTTTGTCGCTGTCTCGCTCGTAGCCCTCGGCGATGTTCGATGGCACCGACAACCCACTGCGTGTCAATTGGTCCCGAAATCCAAAGTCTCGTAGCTCTTTCGTCTCTTGATAGAGCGTGACCGAAAGACGCGCTGATCGCTTCCAAACATCGAGGTCTTCGTAGGACATGGGGTTTCGAGGGGCTAGGGGCTAGCAATCGGGGAGATGTCGGCAACTTCCTTTGTTTTCATTTTCCTGTCCACCATCTTCCTGTAAACCCACTTGCTACCGCTTCGCCATTGAAGCCACGATGGCGTGACAATAATCGAACTCGCTTCAACCTCGAGCAACGGTTCCGGTTCAAACGAGAGTCAACAAGCCCGAACGTATTTGATTTACAGGAAAATAGGTGACAGAAAAATGATAGCGATGAAGGTGCGATGATTTTGATTCATGTGCGATTCGCTATGAGTAGTGACGCTGGAGCAGAAAAGCTGGCTAGGGGCTAGGGGCTAGGGGCTAGGGGCTAGGGGCTAGGGGCTAGGGGACGGATACTGCGGGAGATTGAAAAAGTTAAATTGACAATTGTAAATTGAAAAATGAAGAAGGGTTTGCGGGAACGAGCCAGTCTGGGGTGCCAGGCTGGCTTTTTGCGTTTGTGGGGAACGAAGATGGGGAGTTGAGACTGGAGGCGAGATACGTCAATTGTCCGCGTAACTTTGCGTTAGCCCATGACGACTGGCGCTCCACCGACCTACCGCAAACTTTTATCTTCTTATCTCCATTTTCATACCAAATCGAAAGTTGAATTTAGCTGTAAAAATCGTTGTTCGGCGCTGGTCATGGATTGGACGAGTGGTCAAAAAACGTTCGAGTTTTGTCGACACGGTACGGGCGCAATTTTAGCTCAGTCGTTCCATCCGAACGGTTTATTGATTCACTGTCAGTAAATCGTGCCTTGAGATGCCGCCCTTCATTTTTTTGTCCTCCATCTTTTTGCCAAAACGTTATCGATTCATTGGCTTGATTTCTGCATGAATCCGTTACCTCCGTTTGCTCGTGTTCGAATCCTTTTCGAGAGATCGGATTTGGCAGAAGGGAACGGAGGACGCAATTGTCGCTCCGCTTTCCAAGCTGACGGCGCCCCCCCAAGCACACAACCGTGGAGCACGCGAGCTTAAGCAGCTCATTGGATCAACAAGTCCTCGAGACATTCGTGGACTTTGGAGTTTTTGGATAGCCCCATGTGCCGTGGCGTGCAACGGGAATGCCTTGGCGGTGGCCAAGGGGAAGTTGCTCGGACGGCCCTCAACCGAACGACGCCTTGAGGGCCCGTTCGACCTCTCCCAGCAAAGCTGGGAGAGGTGACATGCGGGGCGGCAGGGTGGTGGAAGCGGACCGTGCAAGCAAGAATTCCCCGGGCCGCACCCGGTCGCTCACGCGTCGCGGCTCATTGGATCAGCAAGTCCTCAAGACTTTCGTGGACTTTGGAATTTTTGGATCGACCAATGTGCGGTGGCGTGTAAGGGGATGCATCGGCGTTGGCAGAGGGGAAGTTGCTCGGACGGCCCTCACCCGAACGAGGCCTTAAGGGCCCGTTCGACCTCTCCCAGCAAAGCTGGGAGAGGTGACATGCCGGGGGCGGCAGGGTGTTTGAAGTAGAACGTGCAAGCAAGGAAATCCCCGGGCCGCACCCAGCCGCTCACGCGTCACGGCTCATTCAATCAACAAGTCCTCGAGACGTTCGTGGACTTTGGAATTTTTAGATAGCCCCATGTGCGGTGGCGTGTAACGGGATGCATCGGCGGTGGCCAGGAGGAAGTTGCTCGGACGGCCCTCACCCGAACGAGGCCTTAAGGGCCCGTTCGACCTCTCCCAGCAAAGCTGGGCGAGGTGACATGCCGGACCGGCGGGTGGTGGAAGTGGATCGTGCAAGCAAAGAAATCCCCAGGCCGCACCCGGCCGCTCACGCGTCGCGGCTCATTGAATCAACGAGTCCTCGAGACTTTCGTGGACGTTGGAATTTTGGGATCGACCCATGTGCGGTGGCGTGTAAGGGGATGCATCGACTGTGGCAGGAGGAAAGTTGCTCGGACGGCCCTCACCCGAACGAGGCCTTGAGGGCCCGTTCGACCTCTCCCAGCCAAGCTGGGCGAGGTGACATGCCGGGGGCGGCAGGGTGGTGGAAGTAGAACGTGCAAGCAAAGAAATCCCCAGGCCGCACCCGGCCGCTCACGCGTCGCGGCTCATTCAATCAACAAGTCCTCAAGACTTTCGTGGACGTTGGAATTTCGGGATAGCCCCATGTGCGGTGGCGTGTAACGGGATGCATCGGCAGTGGCCACGGGAAAGTTGCTCGGACGGCCCTCACCCGAACGAGGCCTTGAGGGGCCCGTTCGACCTCTCCCAGCAGAGCTGGGCGAGGTGGCATGCAGGGGGCGGCAGGGTGTTAGAAGTGGACCGTGCCAGCAAAAAAAGTCCCGGGCCGCACCCGGCCGCTCACGCGTCGCGGCTCATTCAATCAACAAGTCCTTGAGACTTTCGTGGACGTTGGAATTTCGGGATAGACCAATGTGCGGTGGCGTATAAGGGGATGCATCGGCGGTGGCCAGGAGGAAGTTGCTCGGACGGCCCTCACCCGAACGAGGCCTTGAGGGGCCGTTCGACCTCTCCCAGCAGAGCTGGGATAGGTGGCATGCAGGGCGACAGGGTGTTGGAAGTGGAACGTGCAAGTTCAAGGTCTCTAGCCCTCCCCGGCCGCTTCCTGCGGCCTACCCCCACGCAGAGGGGGGGCAAGTTCTCCTCACTCCTCACTCCTCACTCCCCCTCTCCGTGTCTCCGTGTCTCCGTGTCTCCGTGTCTCCCTGTCTCCCTGTCTCCCTGTCTCCCTGTCTCCCTGTCTCCCTGTCTCCCTGTCTCCCTGTCTCCCTGTCTCCCTGTCTCCCTGTCTCGCACTCGCTTCCCTAAAGTCGAACTTGTAGCGGTTACAACGATCTTGCGTTGTTTCCGTGGCCAAAGCGACTTTCTGCTGCCTCTTTTCCTAGTCCAAATGCCCCTCCGCCGGTAAACTGACGCTTGGACGCATTGTCGCTGATCGCTCCGCGATCTTTGCGTCTCCAAGAACATGTGGTCACGGGAAAAATTCCGGTTTTTCCCGAGAAAGAAAGTCTTGACGACTTGTTGATTAAGTGAAGGCTCCTGCGGCAAGGGGTGTAGGATGGACTTGCTAGTCCGTCAATGGTGGATTCGACGGACTAGGAAGTCCATCGTACGACTAGATCAACAAGCCGATGACGACTTCCGCTACTTAGACGGGGATCTTTAGCAAGATCCACGACGATGATTCGTTTTGATCGCGGGAGCGATCAACGACACTCCTTTTTCATTGAATTGACATCTTATGAAGTTAGCTTCTGATCGCGGACTTTCGTACAGCAAGGCGCCTCCGATTACCGCCGCGGATCGCAGTTTGATGGGGCCTGCGGGAAACTCTTCCGCTGGCGGCGATTCGCAAGACATGCTGGCGGCATTGTGGCGGTACCGCTGGGCGGTACTGCTGCCGGCGATCGCTGGTGCGGTCTGTGGTTTTTTGGTCTACCAACGGACGCCGGAGACGTTTAAGGCATCGACGCGATTGATGGTCGAATCGGATCGTCCGGCGATCATGGACACCATGACGGGCGATGTCATCGGTGGCGTGCCCAGTATCGAAATTCTGAAATCACAATTGTTCAGCGATCGCGTCGTCAAAATGGCGTTTGACGACGAGCAATTGGCCCCGTTTCGCGATCGTTTTGGCGATGACTCGCGCGCGTTTCTTGGAACCGCTTATGAATCTCTTTCGATCATGTCCGAGATTACGGATATTCGCGCATCGCAGTCGCTGGTCGCGGAGCTGAGTTTCGAACATACCGATCCAGAACTTTGCCAGGCAAGCGTGAAGGCGTTTAGCGACGCGTTGCAAACCTTCTTTAACGAAAAACAAAAGAGTTCGCGTGATGAATTGTTGCGTTTGATCACAGTCGCGATCGACCAATTACACCCGAAGATGAGCGAACTGGAATCACAGTACCGCGAATTTCGCCGTGACGCGCCGCTGGCGTGGAACAGCGAGGGCGAGGCGATCAATCCGCATCGGGAACGACAATTGTTTCTAGTCGGCCAACGCAGCGAACTGGTCGAAAAGATGCGTCAAAAGGCGACGGAATTGTCGGCGGTCAAGGCGATCGCGAGTGACTCGAACGATCCGCTGGTCGCACTGAACATCATCGGCCAGTTGTTGGACGTCAAAATCACGCTGCCTGACAGTGCGACGGCGCTTGCTAAAAACCTTCGTGACGGTGATGCGCAACTGGCGGAATTGGAACTGGATCAACAATTGATCCCGCTGATGATCGAGCGGAATAAGATGGCCAATGAATTCGGCGCAAGCCATCCGACAGTCAAACAGCTCGATACCGAGCTGGACATGATGAAAAGCGAATTGCGACGGATTGTACTGGAGCAAACCGAACGGATTCTCGAGCTTCGCAAAGAAAACGAAGTTGAAGTGATCAATCCGGCAGAGAAGGCCAAAGAAGCAATTTCGACGGTGGTGGTCGCGGGCGAGGCGGAGTTGCAATTATTGAAGGATCAAATCGCCGAGGTGGATCAACAGATTGCCGATGAAAAGGCGGCGTCGATCACGATTGCCAAATTCGAACAAGACAACGCGGGGATGTTGCGTGAATTGGAACGCAACCGCGAACTAATGAACCAATTGGAAGAGCAGATGGCTCGCGTCAGTTTGACCGAGGAAGAGGGAGGCACGAAGGTCAATGAGTTGACGGCACCTTCGGCCGCCTATCGCGTTGGGCCGAGTCTTGTCAAGACGCTTGGAATCGGCACGTTCTTGGGATTGGCATTGGGTGCCGGATTGGCACTACTATTAGAGAAAAACGCCAACACGTTCCGCGATCCCGACGAGATTGCCGAACTGTTGGGCGTACCCGTGCTGACTCACGTTCCCTTTTTCAAGGGACGAATTCGTCGTCCGGCCAAAGGTGAAATCAATCCGTTCAAGGATTTGGATCCGGGAATCGTGGTGCTGCATCAACCGGCCTCGGTGGCGGCCGAGTCGATTCGATCATGTCGAACGTCGATCTTTTTCGAATTGGCCAATGTCGAAGGGGGCAAGGTATTGCAGATCACCAGCCCGTTGCCAGGGGACGGTAAAAGTACCGTGGCCGAGAATTTGGCTTGCTCGATCGCCCAGAGTGGCAAACGAGTTTTGGTCGTTGATTGTGACCTTCGCCGACCGCAAATCACCGACAACTTTAACATGCAAGATAAATCGGGTTTGACCAACATCTTGAACGGCGATTGCGAGCCAAGCGACGCATGTCATCAAACGCCTCTCAGCACGCTGCACATGATGCCCAGTGGTCCAATCCCGGCGAACCCTGCCGAAGCATTGACGCTGCCGGAAATGGGCGAACTGATCGACTTGCTCCGTGAAGAGTACGACTATGTGATCTTGGACACGCCGCCGCTGTTGGTGGTGACCGATCCGAGTATCACAGCGGGGATGGCCGACGGCGTGGTGATGGCACTGCGAGTCCGCCGCAAGAGCAAGCCAAATGCGAAGGAGTCGGTCAATATTTTGCGAAGTGTCGGTGCAAACTTGTTCGGCATGGTCATCAACAACTCGGACGAATCGGGTTCAAGCGACGGCTACAAGGGGTACGGCTACTATCGCTATGGCCGGTACACCAATCGTTACTACCGGCGAAAAGGTAACGATGACGCACGCAGCGAAGCAGCCAAGATGGCGAAGCCCGTCGTGGTTGGCGGTCGCGGGTTAGCAGGAATGCAAAAGGCGAAGAAGGCGGAAGTGGTGAGAGCAGGGGATGTTGGGAGTGAGGAAGGCTAGAGGGGGAAAGTGAGAGGGGGAGACACGGAGAGGGGGAGTGGGGGAGTGGGGGAGAATTAAGTTTGCCCTCCCTGCGGGAGAGAGCGGTCGCGGGGATGCGGGCCGAGAGGGGTGGTAACCTCGAATTGGCACCGTCTATCTCTAACACGGCGAGCCCCACCCTGAGATGGCTGCCGCCGACTCTGACCTCCCCAGAGGGGAGGTGAAGCAGATTTCACCCTCCCTGCGGGAGGGTCGGACGCCGGATGCGGCCGGGGAGGGGTGGTGACCTTAAATTGGCACCGTCCACTGCAACACTGCGACGTCCTGAAACCAGGTTATTGGCGGCCAGCTTTCCAAGCTGGATCCGCGATCCGTGGATGTTCTACTAATTGGTCACGGTCCCTCTCGTAATGACCTTCA from Novipirellula caenicola harbors:
- a CDS encoding four helix bundle protein; this encodes MSYEDLDVWKRSARLSVTLYQETKELRDFGFRDQLTRSGLSVPSNIAEGYERDSDKEIARFLTIAKGSAGEMRTQILIGIEAGYLDKATAKRWAEEAKQLGKMLAALIQRHKRKSG
- a CDS encoding glycosyltransferase, with translation MDVGFLTRSTSRDAGGIFEVECALARELSQRGCSVRAFGAHDGQSNSDAKSWEPVKPCTFPYYGDNSYRYSPQLKRAFMVESFEICHLHSLWSFTSSIASKWANETGQPLLVSPNGMLDPWALKNSAWKKKLISALIEKKMLSRAACLQANTNKDVADYRNFGLTNPIATIPNGVYVPELGELPPLQERFCLSERKRVVYLGRIHRKKGLANMIHAWSRSRDDAEAYGWQFVIAGRDEGGHLSELKQICREHDLRVGEGLVDEQAEVLFNGPTYGKEKFDLLTQTHLFVLPSFSEGLPMAVLEAWAHQTPVMMTPECNLGIGFEVGAAVSIAPNPESIQEGLRSVFNRSSDELSTMGRFGYDLVNSQFVWASVAQQMHKLYEWMLGGGACPDFVTLDA
- a CDS encoding glycosyltransferase family 2 protein: MKISVITAVYNRAATLGDAIDSVLAQQNVELEYIVVDGNSTDATPEIVQRYGERITRSIREPDAGIYDALNKGIVAATGDVIGFLHADDWLADAQTLRRVAEALSEDSVDGVYGDLVYVDGVDPSLQRRYWRAGAYDVNRFRRGWMPPHPTVYLRRRCYEQFGNFDLNIKTAADYELLVRMMVKHKIRMQYIPEVMVKMRVGGASNASLKNRLAANRDDQRAWAMNGLTPPWGLRLTKPLSKLPQFFSAKSRN
- the rfbA gene encoding glucose-1-phosphate thymidylyltransferase RfbA, coding for MKGIILAGGSGSRLAPLTTAISKQLLPVYDKPMIYYPLSTLMLAGIQDILIISTPQHMPLFQALLGDGNQWGLRLQYKIQPNPGGLAQAFTLGEEFIDGSACCLTLGDNLFYGQGLIKLLQRSAKLDKGARVFAYEVRDPSSYGVVSFDADGKAMTMEEKPKRPKSNFAVPGLYFYDSRVCEFARSLKPSVRGEVEITDLNRIYLTEGTLNVEMFGRGTAWLDTGTHDGLHDASSFVGAIEKRTGLKVSCPEEIAHRQGWMTTEQLAEQAAKFKNSEYGDYLLRLTKQPVKHS
- a CDS encoding WcaF family extracellular polysaccharide biosynthesis acetyltransferase — translated: MNKLKLKNFSAGLDRGASLRFEWCWFFIRAAFFLVPIPLPSRIRVIWLRYFGAKIGQGVIIRSGVNISFPWRLSVGDHVWIGEDVSILSLAPVTIESNCCISQRAFLCTGSHRFDKPGFDLVTKPIVIKESSWVAAQVFVAPGVTIGPNSMCVAGSVVLKDVAPNTTVIGNPATEKKLEARS
- a CDS encoding polysaccharide biosynthesis tyrosine autokinase, which translates into the protein MKLASDRGLSYSKAPPITAADRSLMGPAGNSSAGGDSQDMLAALWRYRWAVLLPAIAGAVCGFLVYQRTPETFKASTRLMVESDRPAIMDTMTGDVIGGVPSIEILKSQLFSDRVVKMAFDDEQLAPFRDRFGDDSRAFLGTAYESLSIMSEITDIRASQSLVAELSFEHTDPELCQASVKAFSDALQTFFNEKQKSSRDELLRLITVAIDQLHPKMSELESQYREFRRDAPLAWNSEGEAINPHRERQLFLVGQRSELVEKMRQKATELSAVKAIASDSNDPLVALNIIGQLLDVKITLPDSATALAKNLRDGDAQLAELELDQQLIPLMIERNKMANEFGASHPTVKQLDTELDMMKSELRRIVLEQTERILELRKENEVEVINPAEKAKEAISTVVVAGEAELQLLKDQIAEVDQQIADEKAASITIAKFEQDNAGMLRELERNRELMNQLEEQMARVSLTEEEGGTKVNELTAPSAAYRVGPSLVKTLGIGTFLGLALGAGLALLLEKNANTFRDPDEIAELLGVPVLTHVPFFKGRIRRPAKGEINPFKDLDPGIVVLHQPASVAAESIRSCRTSIFFELANVEGGKVLQITSPLPGDGKSTVAENLACSIAQSGKRVLVVDCDLRRPQITDNFNMQDKSGLTNILNGDCEPSDACHQTPLSTLHMMPSGPIPANPAEALTLPEMGELIDLLREEYDYVILDTPPLLVVTDPSITAGMADGVVMALRVRRKSKPNAKESVNILRSVGANLFGMVINNSDESGSSDGYKGYGYYRYGRYTNRYYRRKGNDDARSEAAKMAKPVVVGGRGLAGMQKAKKAEVVRAGDVGSEEG
- a CDS encoding NAD-dependent epimerase/dehydratase family protein, with product MISVREPRRVVVLGAGGFLGSAMAEHLAKAGHYVTSYCRQPTSFAASFNNVTTVTADLRDTWILADVIANADVVYHFASATHPSLFYSNPSSEYWEALQPLLVLMETAARVGVKKIVFPSSGGTIYADSDLPRNESSPTDPRSPYAVFKLTAEQLLHHSARMGQFSVDIFRIGNPYGPGQPTRPGQGVLPHWINAIQNGKPIKVFGDGTAERDYVFVDDLCRLMSLSLDRLNESETFNLGTGVATSLSKLLHHIQSMIEVPIEVQYLARRSSDIQSIALAPDRLLSQIPAFRFTPLAEGVKRTLQYHKLI